AACAGGCTCACGGTGAGCGTGAGGTGTTATAATAAAGGCCCGAAGAAACTACAGATAAGCAGGGAAAGCGCCGGAGCAAGCGGGGACATGAAATTCGCGAAACTCGGCAGGCTTACCAAAGAAGAAGCCGAAGCCATCCTGCCGCTTATGCAGGAAGCTCTTTCGAAAATGGACTAAGAGCAGGCGTGTATGTTGTGTATAGCGCCGACATGATGCGGGAAGAACTGCGGAAAAAGGCCAGCAGAAAGAAAGCGGAAGTACTGCGGAGGTTCTTTAAGACCGGGCCGGGGGAATATGGGGAGGGAGATGTATTCCTGGGAGTGACCGTGCCCGAGATAAGGAAGATCGCTAAAAAGGGGGAAAAGACCCCGCTTCCCGAGATCGAGAGGCTTCTCAGGTCCCCCATACATGAAGAAAGGTTCCTGGCTCTTGTTATAATGGTGGAACGGTATAAAAGGACCGGGCCGGGGGAGAGAGACATACTATATAGGCTGTATCTAAAGAA
This genomic interval from Candidatus Omnitrophota bacterium contains the following:
- a CDS encoding DNA alkylation repair protein — protein: MYVVYSADMMREELRKKASRKKAEVLRRFFKTGPGEYGEGDVFLGVTVPEIRKIAKKGEKTPLPEIERLLRSPIHEERFLALVIMVERYKRTGPGERDILYRLYLKNTAYINNWDLVDVSAGRIVGEHLVRRAKRALRGLARSCDMWERRIAVIATSRFIGAGKLDEALDGIDMVIEGEEDLLHKACGWRLREIWKKDSGKAEEYIA